DNA from Thioclava electrotropha:
CCAGCCTGTCAGCGGCGCGGCCTGGTCCAGGGCATTGATCTTCTTCTCGATCAGCGGAAGGTAGTGGAGCGGGTCGAAGACGACATCCTCGCGCTCATAGCTGCGCGGATGGCGCGCGATCAGATCGCCGCCGCAGCCGATCGCCACCTCGTCGACATAGCCGCGCAGCCAGACATCGCGGTGGCCGTAGGCGATCGGCACGGAATAGTCGTTGGTCTTGTAACGCACCAGCGCCTGCGAGGTGACCCGCCCGCTCGCCTGATCGCAGGCATCGAAAGGGGCTGGCGGCAGCGCCGACATCACCTCGAGATCCCGGTCAAGGCGCGTGCCGATCGTCTCGGTATGGCCGCGCAGAACATCGCCCTGACGCTTGCGGCATTGTTCTTCCAGCCAGGCGTTGAAGGCCTCCCAGGAGGGGAAGCGCGGCACCGGCACCATGAAGTTGCGCCGGGCATAGCCCACCAGCCCCTCGACGCTGCCTTTGTCGTTCCCTTTGCCGGGACGGCCATAGCGGTCACGGAGCAGGTAATGTGACAGGAACCCGCTGAACAGCCTGGCCCGCTTGCGGGTGCCATCCGGCAGGATCTGTGCCACCAGGCACCTGTCGTTGTCGTAGAGCACCGACACCGGCACCCGACCGAAGAAGCCGAAGGCGTGAACATGCCCGTCGACCCAGGCCTCGGAGGTCGCAGCCGGATAGGCCCGGATATAGCAGGCATCGCTATGTGGCAGGTCGAAGGCGAAGAAATGCGCCTTCTGCTCGACACCATCAATGATGACCATCGCTTCGCCAAAGTCGGCCTGGGCATGCCCGGGCGCATGGGCCAGCGGCACGAACATCTCGCGACCGCGCCGGTCATCCTCACGAATGTAATCCTTCACGATCGTGTAGCCGCCGGTGAAGCCGTGTTCGTCCCGGAGCCGCTCGAACACCCGCTTGGCGGTGTGCCGCTGTTTGCGCGGGACGCCGCGGTCCTCTTCCAGCCAGGCGTTGATGATCTCGGTAAAACCATCCAGCTTCGGGCGCTTGATCGGCGCCTTGCGCCGGTAGCCCGGCGGAACCGAATACGCCAACATCTTCTGCACGCTGTCGCGTGAAATCCCGAAGTGACGCGCCGCCTCGCGCTGGCTCATCCCCTCGGCGCAGGCAAGTCGAACCTTGCGATACAAGTCCACGGTGAAAATCCTCGCACCCTCCCGTCGCCAGAAAGGGCAAAAGTGGACGACTTTTACGCCGCCCGCAGCAGGAGCATCCCGCCGCTACCGTGGCCGACTATTGCTCCGCCGTTCTCATCCTCACAGGTCCGCGCGTTTTGGCACGCGAAGCGCGGCGCGGGCTTGATGGGTGGGACAAATTGGGGGCGCATGCCCAGACCGAGGTGCTCCATATCGCAATGGCCTCGGCGGCGATGGCGCTCCAGCTTTCGCGACCTCTGCGGACGCGCAACATCCACGAGCTGACAGTGAGCGGAGAAGGCGCCGAGCTTCGTCTCCCGCGTCGCAAGGGGTCTTTGGCGATGATCGACATTGCCCGAACGCGTGTGAAGAACAATCGCGACATTTTCCACGAGGTGCCGGCGGTTCAATGGCAGACTCTTGCTCTTTGGATCGAAGAAGGGCGCGCCAAGTGGTGCGTGGGTCATAACATCGATCCCGATCTCAATCCTTACCTCTTCCCGGGTATCAATAGCGACGGGCCGATCTCGCGAGGCACATTCAACAAGTTTTGGAATCGGGGGATGTCGCGCATTGGCGTGATCGGCCTCAATCCGCATCTGATGCGGCATGTCGGCGCGACGCTCTACATTGCACAAAACCCCGGCGCCTACGGCGTCGTTGCAGACCTGCTCGGAGACAAGCTCGATACGGTGCAGGCATTTTATGCGCGGGGTGCCGGACGCGAAGCGGCACGTCTCTTTGCCGAGGTCATCCAGCGCCTCGACCCGACACTCCACCTTTCCTGAGGAGGTCTTATGGCTCATCAACCTTTCTCGCGCGCCGAGCGGGTCGCACGGCTGCTTGCGCGAATGCAGAACGTGCCCCGCCCTGTCGCCCACGCGGTTGCGGAGGCAGTCGTTGAGGGCACGCTCAAGGGGCGCGGCGCACCCGCCGCGCTCGAGCGCCTCTACGGCGCTCTCGCGGCGGCGGGCCGAACGCCCGAAACTGCAAACCGCGAAGACTTCGAGGCGGCCGCGAGCAGCCGGACGAGCTACCGGACCTTGATCTCGGCCCTTTCCCGGTTTGATCCCACCGTGCCGCTTGCCCCGGCCCGAGACGTGACGAAGTCTTGGGACCATTGGCTCAACTCCAACTACGGCAGCAAACCGAAGAAACCCCGGCGATCCACCCGGATCGCTGCATTGCCCGAGCAATGGCCTGCGCTTTGGCGCGACGCTCTCCCTCTTCTCGACCGGGTCGTTCGCCGCGGTGAGACGGCCTACAAGCCGCTTCGGGAGAAGTCGCGCGCGTCCGTCGTCGCCGCCATCGGGACCTGCGAAACCGCCCGGATCTGGGCTGCCGCGCACGGCATCGCGCTCGGTGAGACCTTCTGTCCCGATCTCGCCGAGGTATTCCTGCGCTACCTGCTCGTCGAAAGAGGTATCAGCCCTCGTTCGGCCGCGGACTACTTCGAGCGTGTGGAAGGCTACGCCTATCGCGGCCGGCTCTTCGACCGGGCCGCCGCAGAAGCGTTCGCGGATATTCGCGGACAGTTGCGGGCGGAAGCGGAAGATCAGCCGGAAGGCAAACGCGCAAAGGTTCAGGGCTTTCTGAAGGCATTCGACCTCGCTGACATTCTGCATGCCGCCGCGCGACTTTCC
Protein-coding regions in this window:
- the istA gene encoding IS21 family transposase, with product MFTVDLYRKVRLACAEGMSQREAARHFGISRDSVQKMLAYSVPPGYRRKAPIKRPKLDGFTEIINAWLEEDRGVPRKQRHTAKRVFERLRDEHGFTGGYTIVKDYIREDDRRGREMFVPLAHAPGHAQADFGEAMVIIDGVEQKAHFFAFDLPHSDACYIRAYPAATSEAWVDGHVHAFGFFGRVPVSVLYDNDRCLVAQILPDGTRKRARLFSGFLSHYLLRDRYGRPGKGNDKGSVEGLVGYARRNFMVPVPRFPSWEAFNAWLEEQCRKRQGDVLRGHTETIGTRLDRDLEVMSALPPAPFDACDQASGRVTSQALVRYKTNDYSVPIAYGHRDVWLRGYVDEVAIGCGGDLIARHPRSYEREDVVFDPLHYLPLIEKKINALDQAAPLTGWELPPEFATLRRLMEARMLKAGRREFVQVLRLLEAFELDDVQAAVKTALRMGAIGFDAVKHLVLCQVEKRPPKLDLDVYPYLPRAEVGKTSAASYMCLISEEAR
- a CDS encoding site-specific integrase; translated protein: MADYCSAVLILTGPRVLAREARRGLDGWDKLGAHAQTEVLHIAMASAAMALQLSRPLRTRNIHELTVSGEGAELRLPRRKGSLAMIDIARTRVKNNRDIFHEVPAVQWQTLALWIEEGRAKWCVGHNIDPDLNPYLFPGINSDGPISRGTFNKFWNRGMSRIGVIGLNPHLMRHVGATLYIAQNPGAYGVVADLLGDKLDTVQAFYARGAGREAARLFAEVIQRLDPTLHLS